A window of [Clostridium] innocuum genomic DNA:
GTGAACTTGATTTAGATGTGAGAAGTACAGATGAGTTTTTTGAAGTCATGAGCAAAAAGGCTAAGGATCTGGGCTATGTAACAGAACAATTTCTATCAGCCATAAAAAAACGGGAACAGGATTATCCTACCGCATTGCCGGTAAAGCCTTATCCGGTTGCAATACCGCATTCCGATCCCATCAACATCGTGAAGCAGTTTATTGCACCTGTTCGTTTGAAAAATGCAATCAGCTGGTGTGAAATGGCGAACAATGACAGCATCCTTTCGGTACAAATTGTGTTTCTTCTGGGCTTTAAAAGAGAAGAGGGACATGTGGAAATTCTACAGCTGCTGCTGCAGAACTTTCAGAACGAGGACACGATGGAAAGCTTGCTGAAGGCCGCAACAAAGGAAGAATTTCTGGAAATAGTGAAGCAAATGGAAGGACTCTAATGAAAAAAGTAATCGTTGCTTGTGGGAATGGGGTTGCAACCTCTCAAACAGTGGCTTTTCGTATCAATCGCATGCTGGAAAAAGAGAATATCACCAATGTCAGGGTGGAGGCAGTGAACCTGCGCTCTTTACAAAGAGAGCTTCATGGAGCTCTTGCCTATATCGATATTACAAATAGTCATATGGATTATGGAATTCCTACTGTTAACGGACTTGCTTTTCTCTCAGGAGAGCATAAAGAAGAAGCGTTTCAAGAACTTATCAAAATCATAAAAAACAGGTAGAAGGAGAACATTATGAAAAAAGTAATCGTGGCTTGCGGAAGCGGAGTAGCTACAAGTCAAACAGTGGCATCAAAGGTAAATCGTTTGCTGAAGGAAAAAAACGTTGATGCAAAGGTAGATGCCGTAGATTTAAAATCGGTAGACCGTTACCTTGTAGATGCTGCAGCATATATCACAATAACAAAGGTCACAAAGGAATACCCAATCCCTGTAATCAACGGAATCGCATTTTTGACAGGCATGAATCAGGATGCGGAACTGAGTAAATTGATTGAGGCAATAAACAACGGAAAATAGAACTTTGAAGGAAGAGAAAGAAGGGAAATATAATGGAAATTTTATCAGATGTTGTTAATTATCTATTAAGCTTAGGCGCAGCAATCTTTGTTCCTATTATCATTATCATTGCCGGTTTGATTGTTAGAATGAAATTGAAGGATGCAATATCCGCAGGTATTACACTCGGGGTAGCGTTTACCGGGATGACGATGCTGATCAATTTTATGACGGGGGCAATTTCACCGGCTGCGGAAGCGATGCTGAAAAATACAGGGATATCTCTGCCAATCGTAGATGGTGGCTGGACCACAATGTCAACCATTTCTTGGTCCTGGCCATATGCGTTCCTAATGTTTCCACTCATGATTGTCATCAATATAATCATGCTGGTTATTAAAAAAACAAATACATTCAATGCGGACTTATGGAATGTCTGGGGTAAAATTTTTACAGCGGTTGGCGTTGTGGCAATTACCGGCAGCGTACCGCTGGCATTTCTGGTAGCCGCCATACAGATTGTATTTGAATTAAAAACAGCGGATGTGCACCAGCGCAGAATTGAAGAATTATCCGGTATTCCAGGCGTAACCTGTACACATAAGATGGTCCTGTTTGGAGCGTTGATGTATCCGATTGACTGCCTGTTGAAAAAGATACCTGCATTTAACAAAAAATTTGATGCGGCTGCATTAAAGGATAAAGTTGGTATCTTTGCTGAGAATCATGTATTGGGGTTTATTCTGGGCGTTATCTTCGGTTTGCTTGCTCAATATCCTGTCGCAGAAACACTGACGCTTGCTATTCAGTGTGCCGCAGCCTTAACACTGTTCCCGGTCATCACAAAATATTTTATGCAGGCGCTGTCACCAATCAGTGAAGCGGTATCTGACTTTATGAATAAAAAATTCAAGGGAAGAACACTGCTTGTCGGTCTTGACTGGCCTTTCCTTGGCGGTTCCAATGAAATATGGCTGGCAGTCATCTGGTCTGTTCCGGTAACCTTGATCTGTGCAATGCTTTTACCGGGTAATGCGATACTGCCGTTTGCAGGAATCATCAATATAGCACTTGCTGTTCCTGCTTATCTTGTAACAAAGGGAAATCTTCCGAGAATGCTTATTTTATGCACACTTGGAGTTCCTGCGTTCCTGTGGGTAGGTACTGCATTTGCTCCCTTTATCACAGACCTTGCAAACACAACCGGTGCGGTAGCATTGAAGGCCGGCGAAATGATTTCCAATTCCTCGATTGACGGGCCGGTATTCACGTATGCAATTTCACAGGTATTTGATGTGATCAACGGCAACTGGATTCCGATTATCGTATTGTTTGTATGGGTTACCTGCTATGCATTCTACTACCGCGCATTAAGCAAAGAAAACAAGCTTGCCGAGGCGAAGGATGGTAATGCAAAAGCAGCAGGTGAGTAGGCATGTCTTTTACTAATAAAGAAGGTAAGCTTATCGTATTGAATATCATAGATACAATACAAAAGCATAAGGATTACCTAAGTGAAATAGATGGTGCAATCGGTGATGGCGATCATGGTATCAATATGAATAAAGGAGTAACGATCGCAAAGTCACAGGTGGAAAAAAACGAGACATTAAGTGAAGCGCTGTGCACGCTTTCCTGTGTGCTTATGGAAAAAATAGGAGGATCCATGGGGCCTCTCTACGGTTCAATTTTTATGGGAATGCAGGCCGCATTGGGAAATGCAGAATACATTAACGGTGCAATCATTGAAAAGATGCTGAAGCAGGCCTATGACAATATTCAGATGATCTCACCGGCTAAGCCAGGAGATAAAACATTGGTAGATGTCCTTGCTCCTGCTGTTTCAGCGTATGCATCAGTCTTTGAAAAAACACAGGATACATGCGCTGCTCTTACAGCCTGCTCACAGGCTGCAGAAGAGGGGATGCAGGCGACCTGTGATATGCAGGCTAAATTAGGCAGAGCATCACGTCTGAAAGAAAAATCAATCGGTCATCAGGATGCAGGGGCAACCTCCTGCTGCCTGATTCTGCAGACATTCTGCTCAACGATAATAGCGTTGGAAAAAGCTTCACGAAAGGAGACTGGAGATGCAGCGATTTGTTAACGATCCGGACATGATTGTAGATGATATGTTAAAGGGGTATGTGAAATGTCATAAGGATATCCTTCATATCAGTGAAAAGAACGATCATGTAGTTGTGAAAAACCGGCAAAGGAAGCATAAGGTAGGAATCGTAAGTGGAGGGGGAAGCGGTCATGAGCCATGTTTTCTTGGTTATGTCGGCGAACACATGCTGGATGCTGTAGCAGTAGGAGAAGTATTTTCTTCTCCCCCTGCCACTGCGTTTCATCAGGCATTTTTAGAGGCTGATACCGGTGCAGGCGTTGCCTGTCTGTTTGGCAATTATGCCGGCGATAATATGAATGTGAAAATGGCAGTACAAATGGCGGCAATGCAGCAGGTAAATGTACGCTATGTTACGGCCAATGATGATATTGCAAGCGCACCGTTGGATGAAAAAGAGAAGCGTCATGGAATTGCAGGAAGTCTGTTCATGTGGAAAATCGGGTGTGCAAAGGCAGAGCTTGGCGGTACGCTGGATGAAGTGATCGATGCAGCACAGGCTGCTGTAAATGAAACCAGAAGCTTGTGTGTAGGGCTGACCCCCTGCTCAATACCTGCTGTCGGTCATGCTAATTTTGAGATTCAGGAAGGTACCATGGAATATGGTATCGGACATCATGGTGAGCCCGGGCTGATTGTAGAATCATTGAAAAGCGCAATAGAAATCGCCGCGGTACTCTGTGAGAAAATAGAAGCAGATTTAAAGCTGAAGCATGGAGAAGAAATATCTGTCATCGTATCCGGGCTGGGCGGAACGCCAATTATGGAGCTTTATGTTCTTTATGATGAGATAGAGAATTATTTTACAGAACGCGATATTTCAGTCTATCGCTCCTTTGTAGGTGATTATGTAACCTCGTTGGAGATGAGTGGAGCTGCGCTGACGGTGATGCGTATGAAGGAAGAATTTAAAGAATTGCTGGATTTTCCTGTTGATACACCGGCAATCACTATAAAATGAAATTTGAGAAAGCTGTGCGGATCAGTAGAGGATGATGCTGCCCTGCTGATCACGTTATTTATAAGGAGGAATCGCAATGTCGTTGGATGAAAGAGGCTTGAATATTTTAAAACTGCTTGTAAATAATCCGACGATCAGTGGTTCTCAACTGGAAAAAGAAGCAGGATTGTCACGAAAACAGCTTAGTTATTCTTTAGCGAAGATAAATTTTTATCTGAAGGAAAATGGATTTGAAGAAATCGGAAGAATGCGGACGGGGAAATTTATCATACCCCATAATGTTATCAATTCCTATAAAACAAATCAGTTCACCTTTGATGAAGGTGCGTATGTATTTATAGAAAAAGAGCGTCTTTACTTGATTGCCCTGATTCTCTTGCAGCATAAAGAGGAGCTCAGTATTAACCATTTCACCTCGATCCTGAGGATTAGCAAGAATACGGTTTTGAATGATTTGAAAAAACTGCAGACGGTGATTTTACAGGAATTCGATTTGAAGCTATGGTATGATCGTTCCAAGGGATATTATCTGGTTGGCAAGGAATATGAAAAGCGTACGTTGATGATTCGCATGATTCAAAGCATCCTGCCGTTGCTGAGCGGAGAATCTATTCTGCTTTCCATACTTGAAATTGATGAGGAACGGATCCGGATGCTTTGTGCCGATGTAGAGGAAGTAGAAAAAACCTTGAAAGTACGTTATACCGATGAACGGATACGGGAGATTCCCTTTATCCTATATTTCATTCTTATTCGAATCGAGGCTCAGAAATTTTTGGATGTGCTTCCGGAGGATTATCAGCATATTGCAGGTACCAGTGAATATGGCTCTATTATGAATATCTTCGCTAAATATGATATCCAGAATACAATGGATAAATTATATCTGGTATCACAGTTTCAGATATCAAGTGTTAATTTTGAAGACAGCCGCAGTAAGAAATTTGAAAAGGAACTGGCGGAAGCGGCAGAGAAGACACTTGAGAATTTTGAAAATCTCGTCTGTATTCGTTTTCAGGATCGTAAGGCCCTGCTGGATGCTCTGATTCAGCATCTGAAACCGGCCCTTTACAGAATACGCTATCAGTATCATATCGAAGGCAATATTCTCAATATGATACTTCCTCATCATTCCTATCTATTTGAAATCACAAGACATGCAATGGTGCCGTTTGAGGAGAT
This region includes:
- a CDS encoding PTS sugar transporter subunit IIA, which codes for MNDTLICDELCELDLDVRSTDEFFEVMSKKAKDLGYVTEQFLSAIKKREQDYPTALPVKPYPVAIPHSDPINIVKQFIAPVRLKNAISWCEMANNDSILSVQIVFLLGFKREEGHVEILQLLLQNFQNEDTMESLLKAATKEEFLEIVKQMEGL
- a CDS encoding PTS sugar transporter subunit IIB, translating into MKKVIVACGNGVATSQTVAFRINRMLEKENITNVRVEAVNLRSLQRELHGALAYIDITNSHMDYGIPTVNGLAFLSGEHKEEAFQELIKIIKNR
- a CDS encoding PTS sugar transporter subunit IIB — protein: MKKVIVACGSGVATSQTVASKVNRLLKEKNVDAKVDAVDLKSVDRYLVDAAAYITITKVTKEYPIPVINGIAFLTGMNQDAELSKLIEAINNGK
- a CDS encoding PTS galactitol transporter subunit IIC, encoding MEILSDVVNYLLSLGAAIFVPIIIIIAGLIVRMKLKDAISAGITLGVAFTGMTMLINFMTGAISPAAEAMLKNTGISLPIVDGGWTTMSTISWSWPYAFLMFPLMIVINIIMLVIKKTNTFNADLWNVWGKIFTAVGVVAITGSVPLAFLVAAIQIVFELKTADVHQRRIEELSGIPGVTCTHKMVLFGALMYPIDCLLKKIPAFNKKFDAAALKDKVGIFAENHVLGFILGVIFGLLAQYPVAETLTLAIQCAAALTLFPVITKYFMQALSPISEAVSDFMNKKFKGRTLLVGLDWPFLGGSNEIWLAVIWSVPVTLICAMLLPGNAILPFAGIINIALAVPAYLVTKGNLPRMLILCTLGVPAFLWVGTAFAPFITDLANTTGAVALKAGEMISNSSIDGPVFTYAISQVFDVINGNWIPIIVLFVWVTCYAFYYRALSKENKLAEAKDGNAKAAGE
- the dhaL gene encoding dihydroxyacetone kinase subunit L, producing the protein MSFTNKEGKLIVLNIIDTIQKHKDYLSEIDGAIGDGDHGINMNKGVTIAKSQVEKNETLSEALCTLSCVLMEKIGGSMGPLYGSIFMGMQAALGNAEYINGAIIEKMLKQAYDNIQMISPAKPGDKTLVDVLAPAVSAYASVFEKTQDTCAALTACSQAAEEGMQATCDMQAKLGRASRLKEKSIGHQDAGATSCCLILQTFCSTIIALEKASRKETGDAAIC
- a CDS encoding dihydroxyacetone kinase subunit DhaK codes for the protein MQRFVNDPDMIVDDMLKGYVKCHKDILHISEKNDHVVVKNRQRKHKVGIVSGGGSGHEPCFLGYVGEHMLDAVAVGEVFSSPPATAFHQAFLEADTGAGVACLFGNYAGDNMNVKMAVQMAAMQQVNVRYVTANDDIASAPLDEKEKRHGIAGSLFMWKIGCAKAELGGTLDEVIDAAQAAVNETRSLCVGLTPCSIPAVGHANFEIQEGTMEYGIGHHGEPGLIVESLKSAIEIAAVLCEKIEADLKLKHGEEISVIVSGLGGTPIMELYVLYDEIENYFTERDISVYRSFVGDYVTSLEMSGAALTVMRMKEEFKELLDFPVDTPAITIK
- a CDS encoding BglG family transcription antiterminator, translating into MSLDERGLNILKLLVNNPTISGSQLEKEAGLSRKQLSYSLAKINFYLKENGFEEIGRMRTGKFIIPHNVINSYKTNQFTFDEGAYVFIEKERLYLIALILLQHKEELSINHFTSILRISKNTVLNDLKKLQTVILQEFDLKLWYDRSKGYYLVGKEYEKRTLMIRMIQSILPLLSGESILLSILEIDEERIRMLCADVEEVEKTLKVRYTDERIREIPFILYFILIRIEAQKFLDVLPEDYQHIAGTSEYGSIMNIFAKYDIQNTMDKLYLVSQFQISSVNFEDSRSKKFEKELAEAAEKTLENFENLVCIRFQDRKALLDALIQHLKPALYRIRYQYHIEGNILNMILPHHSYLFEITRHAMVPFEEMFHILIPQEEMAYITILFGGWMTKEGTLDFLEKKRRAIVVCTNGISISNFLFLKLKEAFPELEFLCSLSSRQFYEYHKEYDVVFATVHLDTAVPQFLVKPIMDDNDLHNLRKKVFNELLNKTIYEVNSASLLHVIGKYVDVKDRKGLLTALKSYLGETTQEMVLTEHCHQMDTNNLHDLLTPETVHIAGHELTWMEAIQTASEPLLRNGCITTKYIENMIYSVKYDKPIWTIADGLLLAHASVEEGVNALGMSLLKLPESICFNGYMEAVIVVVMATPNREIHLKALYALIDIVENEEDFNRMKSTDSISEILDIISKERYEVC